A genomic region of Raphanus sativus cultivar WK10039 chromosome 6, ASM80110v3, whole genome shotgun sequence contains the following coding sequences:
- the LOC108805821 gene encoding protein HYPER-SENSITIVITY-RELATED 4: MSSSDSSSAETRLATAKTVLTTAASVAATAMLAKSLVQDYLPDEVHQYISHGFRIIFGYFSSQMTIVIEEFEGFVHNEVYEAAEAYLATKISPSNKRIKVSKHEKENNYNVTVERDEEVVDTFNGVKFRWVLHCRHVESKNFHNPRDLNSTLKSEVRSFELSFHKKFKDMALESYLPFMVKRAAAVKQEKKTLKIFTLDPDSMYGSYSEAWTSVILDHPSTFKTIGMDADVKRNVMEDLDQFVKRRDFYKRVGKAWKRGYLLYGPPGTGKSSLIAAMANHLNFDVYDLELTAVSNNSELRRLLIATANRSILVVEDIDCSIELKDRSADEPPRESEESNDPRYKKVTLSGLLNFIDGLWSSCGDERIIIFTTNYKEKLDAALLRPGRMDMHIHMSYCTPSTFKVLASNYLEIKEHKLFSKIEEGIEATEVSPAEVAEQLMKNDTADKVLEGLIEFLKVKKIQNEEEKAKKDEKELENKDKTTKGKDSEVEKTEVVDEQVTRNDRVDKVLEGLVELLKAKNIDDGQDKVKHEDATQASNISL; encoded by the coding sequence ATGAGTTCCTCTGACTCTTCTTCCGCGGAAACTCGTCTAGCCACGGCTAAGACTGTTCTCACAACCGCGGCCTCCGTGGCTGCAACCGCAATGCTAGCTAAATCACTAGTCCAAGACTATTTGCCTGACGAGGTGCACCAGTATATCTCCCATGGCTTCCGCATCATCTTTGGCTACTTCTCATCTCAAATGACTATAGTCATTGAAGAGTTTGAAGGGTTTGTCCACAACGAAGTCTATGAGGCCGCGGAGGCCTATCTAGCCACCAAGATCTCTCCTTCGAACAAAAGAATCAAAGTGAGTAAACACGAGAAAGAAAACAACTACAACGTCACCGTGGAACGTGACGAGGAAGTTGTGGATACCTTCAACGGCGTCAAGTTCCGTTGGGTCCTTCATTGTCGCCATGTTGAGTCCAAGAACTTCCACAACCCACGAGATCTAAACTCCACACTCAAATCTGAAGTCAGATCATTCGAGCTGAGCTTCCACAAGAAGTTCAAGGACATGGCTCTTGAGTCCTACTTGCCATTCATGGTCAAAAGAGCTGCGGCGGTGaagcaagaaaagaaaacactCAAGATCTTTACTCTTGACCCAGATAGCATGTATGGGAGTTACTCTGAGGCTTGGACCTCTGTGATTCTTGACCATCCTTCTACCTTCAAGACCATAGGAATGGATGCAGATGTCAAGAGAAATGTGATGGAAGATCTAGACCAGTTTGTGAAGCGAAGGGACTTTTACAAAAGGGTAGGTAAAGCTTGGAAGAGAGGTTACTTGTTGTACGGTCCACCAGGTACAGGGAAGTCAAGCTTGATCGCAGCAATGGCTAATCATCTCAACTTTGATGTTTATGACCTAGAGTTGACTGCGGTTAGCAACAACTCCGAGCTACGTAGACTGCTGATTGCTACTGCTAACCGCTCTATTCTTGTTGTGGAAGATATCGACTGTTCTATCGAGTTGAAAGATAGGTCAGCTGATGAACCTCCTCGTGAATCAGAAGAAAGTAACGACCCACGTTACAAAAAGGTGACACTATCTGgactattaaattttattgatggTCTATGGTCAAGTTGTGGCgatgaaaggatcataatattCACGACCAATTACAAAGAGAAACTCGATGCAGCGTTGTTGAGGCCAGGACGCATGGATATGCACATTCACATGTCGTACTGCACGCCGAGTACTTTCAAAGTTCTTGCTTCAAACTATTTAGAGATCAAAGAGCATAAGCTTTTTAGTAAGATCGAGGAAGGTATTGAGGCAACCGAGGTTAGTCCAGCGGAGGTGGCGGAACAACTCATGAAGAATGACACTGCTGATAAAGTTCTTGAAGGTTTAATTGAGTTCTTGAAAGTGAAAAAGATCCAAAACGAAGAAGAGAAAGCTAAGAAGGACGAGAAAGAATTGGAGAACAAGGACAAGACCACTAAGGGTAAAGATTCGGAGGTTGAGAAAACAGAAGTGGTGGATGAACAGGTTACGAGGAATGATCGCGTTGATAAGGTTCTTGAGGGTTTGGTCGAGTTACTAAAAGCTAAGAATATCGACGACGGCCAAGATAAGGTCAAACATGAGGACGCGACTCAAGCGAGTAACATTAGCTTGTGA
- the LOC108809392 gene encoding uncharacterized protein LOC108809392: MGPLPSFHSSSSSNYLLSIFNLISRKMDSICFENVKAEKAKALHRFHSIGLLFRVTEICLALLFLCWISSSLPFAAARISGDFLRRLSCIVSSPLFMFVLGNSIIVALLATKSTVFSGAGGVDGGGGGGEADIYDLFIRSGENRATVRDVPEDTAAVYDDKQMIDVETDSSNSTPTVAREDHVTIEPEKESVTVTDLTKDHPPPPPPTTTKNKVYRRSKSEKQRRPQHTVTKLRRSETGKCRETVEPCEEEVPFPEDTLTNEEFQKTIEAFIAKQLIFRRRESLAVVIP; the protein is encoded by the coding sequence ATGGGTCCACTTCCTTCcttccattcttcttcttcttccaactACCTTCTCTCAATCTTCAATCTGATCTCGAGAAAAATGGATTCGATCTGTTTCGAGAACGTAAAAGCAGAGAAAGCAAAGGCGCTTCATCGTTTCCACAGCATTGGTCTCCTCTTCCGTGTAACGGAGATCTGCCTCgctcttctcttcctctgttgGATCTCCTCTTCCCTTCCTTTCGCCGCCGCTCGAATCTCCGGCGACTTCCTCCGCCGTCTCTCTTGCATCGTCTCCTCCCCTCTCTTCATGTTCGTCCTCGGCAACTCCATCATCGTCGCTCTTCTCGCCACCAAATCCACCGTCTTCTCCGGCGCCGGCGGCGtcgacggcggcggcggcggaggagagGCCGATATCTACGACCTGTTCATCCGATCTGGAGAGAATCGCGCCACCGTCAGAGATGTCCCGGAAGATACCGCCGCCGTCTACGACGATAAACAGATGATCGACGTTGAAACGGATTCATCAAATTCAACCCCGACGGTGGCGCGTGAAGATCACGTGACGATCGAACCGGAGAAGGAGTCGGTTACTGTTACTGATTTAACTAAggatcatcctcctcctcctcctccgacgaCGACGAAGAATAAGGTCTATCGAAGAAGCAAATCGGAAAAACAGAGAAGACCACAACATACTGTGACGAAACTCCGGCGATCGGAGACAGGGAAGTGCCGTGAAACAGTGGAACCATGCGAAGAAGAAGTGCCGTTTCCGGAGGATACTCTGACAAACGAAGAGTTTCAGAAAACGATCGAAGCATTCATCGCCAAACAGTTGATATTCCGTCGCCGAGAATCTCTCGCCGTCGTTATCCCATAA